Proteins from a genomic interval of Lolium perenne isolate Kyuss_39 chromosome 1, Kyuss_2.0, whole genome shotgun sequence:
- the LOC139836025 gene encoding zinc finger CCCH domain-containing protein 17-like, whose protein sequence is MNFGNRRVHNRLGPVPGAASSSSSYGKVCHHWRAGRCNRFPCPFLHSDLPEATANSSRPNQTDDPGAGGHVWRTPNSGGGGGGRGGSGSNRWGRGPGGADVAARNRVQDRPCKYFLAGEHCSYGERCRYPHKYCMSNSIALLTPLQGHEQVVTGITLPNGSDKLYSWSRDGTVCLWDCKTGQVAEASLNCILPRTPSSL, encoded by the exons ATGAACTTCGGTAACAGGCGCGTTCACAACCGGCTGGGTCCGGTGCCAGGCgccgcctcttcctcttcttcttatgGGAAGGTCTGCCACCATTGGCGCGCTGGGCGATGCAATCGCTTCCCCTGCCCCTTCCTCCACAGCGATCTACCCGAGGCCACCGCCAACTCCAGTCGCCCGAACCAAACGGATGACCCCGGCGCCGGCGGGCACGTCTGGCGCACCCCCAactctggaggaggaggaggcgggcgCGGTGGCAGTGGCTCTAATAGGTGGGGGAGAGGTCCCGGCGGCGCAGACGTGGCCGCGAGGAACAGGGTGCAGGACCGGCCCTGCAAGTACTTCCTCGCCGGAGAACACTGCAGCTACGGCGAGAGGTGCCGCTACCCGCACAAATACTGCATGAGCAATAGCATCGCGCTGCTAACCCCGCTCCAGGGCCACGAGCAG GTCGTAACAGGGATCACACTGCCTAATGGATCAGATAAGCTGTATTCTTGGAGTAGGGATGGAACTGTGTGCCTTTGGGATTGCAAAACTGGGCAGGTAGCTGAGGCATCATTGAATTGCATCCTTCCAAGGACTCCGTCTTCTCTATGA
- the LOC127326051 gene encoding kinesin-like protein KIN-7L isoform X2, whose amino-acid sequence MEIILLSRDKEDVTLGHIPYPDSKLTSILQSVLGGNAKTSFICTAAPKEIHMEETRGTVQSTSRTRCVSDRTQILTDAGMLKRHKLEIEKLRQKLQCSLHACLGDALIQFKVSQKNCHVSILEPRNSGLQLKEFLGLRPLNRGCKKRRPSKSPGLSYKITEEEPRKKRITLRSA is encoded by the exons ATGGAAATCATCCTCCTTTCCCGTGACAAAGAAGATGTGACTTTG GGGCACATCCCTTATCCTGATAGTAAGTTGACAAGCATCCTCCAGTCTGTACTTGGAGGCAACGCGAAGACATCATTCATATGCACTGCTGCACCTAAAGAG ATTCATATGGAGGAAACTAGAGGAACTGTTCAGTCTACAAGTAGAACAAGATGTGTCAGCGATCGTACCCAA ATTCTAACAGATGCTGGTATGTTGAAGAGGCATAAACTGGAAATAGAAAAACTTCGTCAAAAGCTGCAG TGCTCACTTCATGCATGTTTAGGTGATGCACTCATCCAGTTCAAAGTGAGCCAAAAGAATTGCCATGTATCAATCTTGGAGCCAAGGAATTCGGGGCTCCAATTGAAAGAATTTTTGGGGCTGCGGCCTCTAAATAG AGGGTGCAAAAAAAGGAGGCCTAGCAAATCACCAGGTCTAAGCTACAAGATTACAGAAGAAGAACCAAGGAAGAAGAGGATCACGCTACGATCAGCCTGA
- the LOC127326051 gene encoding kinesin-like protein KIN-7L isoform X1, with amino-acid sequence MEIILLSRDKEDVTLVFALWEVLKWLIVLMKGHIPYPDSKLTSILQSVLGGNAKTSFICTAAPKEIHMEETRGTVQSTSRTRCVSDRTQILTDAGMLKRHKLEIEKLRQKLQCSLHACLGDALIQFKVSQKNCHVSILEPRNSGLQLKEFLGLRPLNRGCKKRRPSKSPGLSYKITEEEPRKKRITLRSA; translated from the exons ATGGAAATCATCCTCCTTTCCCGTGACAAAGAAGATGTGACTTTG GTATTTGCACTGTGGGAGGTACTTAAGTGGTTAATTGTTTTGATGAAGGGGCACATCCCTTATCCTGATAGTAAGTTGACAAGCATCCTCCAGTCTGTACTTGGAGGCAACGCGAAGACATCATTCATATGCACTGCTGCACCTAAAGAG ATTCATATGGAGGAAACTAGAGGAACTGTTCAGTCTACAAGTAGAACAAGATGTGTCAGCGATCGTACCCAA ATTCTAACAGATGCTGGTATGTTGAAGAGGCATAAACTGGAAATAGAAAAACTTCGTCAAAAGCTGCAG TGCTCACTTCATGCATGTTTAGGTGATGCACTCATCCAGTTCAAAGTGAGCCAAAAGAATTGCCATGTATCAATCTTGGAGCCAAGGAATTCGGGGCTCCAATTGAAAGAATTTTTGGGGCTGCGGCCTCTAAATAG AGGGTGCAAAAAAAGGAGGCCTAGCAAATCACCAGGTCTAAGCTACAAGATTACAGAAGAAGAACCAAGGAAGAAGAGGATCACGCTACGATCAGCCTGA
- the LOC127326051 gene encoding kinesin-like protein KIN-7L isoform X3 has translation MEIILLSRDKEDVTLVFALWEVLKWLIVLMKGHIPYPDSKLTSILQSVLGGNAKTSFICTAAPKEIHMEETRGTVQSTSRTRCVSDRTQILTDAGMLKRHKLEIEKLRQKLQCSLHACLGDALIQFKVSQKNCHVSILEPRNSGLQLKEFLGLRPLNSKRVINLASCLN, from the exons ATGGAAATCATCCTCCTTTCCCGTGACAAAGAAGATGTGACTTTG GTATTTGCACTGTGGGAGGTACTTAAGTGGTTAATTGTTTTGATGAAGGGGCACATCCCTTATCCTGATAGTAAGTTGACAAGCATCCTCCAGTCTGTACTTGGAGGCAACGCGAAGACATCATTCATATGCACTGCTGCACCTAAAGAG ATTCATATGGAGGAAACTAGAGGAACTGTTCAGTCTACAAGTAGAACAAGATGTGTCAGCGATCGTACCCAA ATTCTAACAGATGCTGGTATGTTGAAGAGGCATAAACTGGAAATAGAAAAACTTCGTCAAAAGCTGCAG TGCTCACTTCATGCATGTTTAGGTGATGCACTCATCCAGTTCAAAGTGAGCCAAAAGAATTGCCATGTATCAATCTTGGAGCCAAGGAATTCGGGGCTCCAATTGAAAGAATTTTTGGGGCTGCGGCCTCTAAATAG TAAAAGAGTTATAAATTTAGCATCCTGCCTGAACTAA
- the LOC127326051 gene encoding kinesin-like protein KIN-7L isoform X4, whose translation MEIILLSRDKEDVTLVFALWEVLKWLIVLMKGHIPYPDSKLTSILQSVLGGNAKTSFICTAAPKEIHMEETRGTVQSTSRTRCVSDRTQILTDAGMLKRHKLEIEKLRQKLQCSLHACLGDALIQFKVSQKNCHVSILEPRNSGLQLKEFLGLRPLNRY comes from the exons ATGGAAATCATCCTCCTTTCCCGTGACAAAGAAGATGTGACTTTG GTATTTGCACTGTGGGAGGTACTTAAGTGGTTAATTGTTTTGATGAAGGGGCACATCCCTTATCCTGATAGTAAGTTGACAAGCATCCTCCAGTCTGTACTTGGAGGCAACGCGAAGACATCATTCATATGCACTGCTGCACCTAAAGAG ATTCATATGGAGGAAACTAGAGGAACTGTTCAGTCTACAAGTAGAACAAGATGTGTCAGCGATCGTACCCAA ATTCTAACAGATGCTGGTATGTTGAAGAGGCATAAACTGGAAATAGAAAAACTTCGTCAAAAGCTGCAG TGCTCACTTCATGCATGTTTAGGTGATGCACTCATCCAGTTCAAAGTGAGCCAAAAGAATTGCCATGTATCAATCTTGGAGCCAAGGAATTCGGGGCTCCAATTGAAAGAATTTTTGGGGCTGCGGCCTCTAAATAG GTATTAA
- the LOC127326049 gene encoding F-box protein At5g49610: MPMQQGGGDDGCNSGAPSDSPPPFPSTESPSSETKQKLEQEDEQAGGGASLPEDALVEILSRVPYRSLRRFKCVSKPWLALCSATDIRRRSPQTLSGFFHFGVDGLMFHNLSGRGPPMVDPSLPFLRRNYKRVTVEQCCSSLLLCQCAGKSCSEEYDYVVCNPATERCHLLPPIVLPDGQPHILDPSNIFLGFDTAAPSSFLVFAPMSSYCDEFAEVAIYSSDTRRWTFVQSNWGGKTFLVGNPECVFLNGIMHMTTHHSSVATVDAEGKVWRTIEIPGVMPNRYDNAMASIGQSQGCLHAWRIDYHHDCQLYVWVLVDYDSGKWSLKHTVNVLELFRTHCRKDVESYTMFAIHPECDIIFLTDGEEMTMSYDMDNQKVHVICTSEEFLGGLPYTPCFAE, encoded by the exons ATGCCGATGCAGCAAGGAGGAGGGGACGATGGCTGCAACAGTGGCGCTCCATCCGATTCGCCGCCGCCGTTCCCCTCCACCGAGTCGCCATCGTCTGAG ACTAAGCAGAAGCTTGAGCAAGAGGACGAGCAGGCCGGCGGCGGGGCAAGCCTCCCGGAGGACGCGCTGGTGGAGATCCTGTCGCGGGTGCCCTACAGGTCGCTCCGCCGCTTCAAGTGCGTGTCCAAGCCGTGGCTCGCCCTCTGCTCCGCCACGGACATCCGCAGGAGGTCGCCGCAGACCCTGTCCGGCTTCTTCCACTTCGGCGTGGACGGCCTCATGTTCCACAATCTGTCCGGGAGAGGCCCGCCCATGGTCGACCCCTCTCTGCCGTTCTTGCGCCGGAACTACAAGCGCGTCACGGTCGAGCAATGCTGCAGCAGCCTTCTCCTCTGTCAGTGCGCCGGCAAGTCGTGTTCAGAGGAATATGATTACGTCGTGTGCAATCCCGCCACCGAGAGGTGCCATCTCTTGCCTCCTATAGTGTTGCCGGACGGCCAGCCTCATATTCTGGACCCGAGTAACATCTTCTTGGGTTTCGACACGGCCGCTCCGTCCAGCTTCCTGGTGTTCGCGCCCATGAGCAGCTATTGCGATGAATTTGCAGAGGTAGCAATCTACTCGTCAGACACTCGGCGATGGACTTTCGTGCAGAGTAACTGGGGTGGTAAAACTTTTCTGGTTGGCAATCCGGAATGTGTCTTCCTCAATGGGATTATGCATATGACTACGCACCATTCCTCGGTAGCCACGGTTGACGCGGAGGGAAAAGTTTGGAGGACAATTGAAATACCAGGCGTCATGCCGAACCGCTATGATAATGCCATGGCTTCCATTGGTCAGTCTCAGGGATGCTTGCATGCGTGGCGGATAGATTATCATCATGATTGCCAACTCTATGTTTGGGTTCTCGTGGATTATGACAGTGGAAAGTGGTCCCTAAAGCACACTGTTAACGTCTTGGAGCTATTCAGAACGCATTGCCGCAAAGATGTTGAGTCCTATACAATGTTTGCAATTCATCCGGAATGTGATATTATCTTCCTTACTGATGGGGAGGAGATGACAATGTCATATGATATGGATAATCAAAAAGTGCATGTTATCTGCACTTCTGAAGAATTCTTGGGTGGTCTACCTTATACTCCCTGTTTTGCGGAATGA